GAGCTAACGTGTGcatttagctagccagctacctagctagcaatTACCATTATTTTAGGTACATGCCAGGTTAAGGCATCCAATAAACAGTTCGGAACAGTTCTTGCATTTATTATGAAgacattttgacatttttttcGGGTTTTCGGCGTTTCGTGCACACATTTTTCTCGAGGCACGCCGAAGTCGATGCCCCTTTgtctgattggtcaacagtagagatTATTCACTAAAGTatgttgtcattcaatgagatATGACTTGTTCATCTGCACATTTTTTCCACTTAAGACACACTACAGCAAACAACTTACTTGGTAAAATTGTACAACCGTGTGCTGTCTGCTTGAGTGACCTGGCGGCTGCGGTAAAGCGAGATCATAGCCTTTCCTATAAGCTGTTGAGTCGAGACCCACAACTGAGCCAAATGCAATCTATAGAATTAAATATTTTCAAAGGGCCATTATTTGGATGAAATGTTCCCTGCAGTTTACAGCCTAGAGTGGAATTTTCTAAGACAATTATTCATTGCaatgtggtgttgtaggctagatAATTGTATTGTCACTAAACAAGATCAATATGGGAGTTTTTTTTTTAGCTGCGTGTCtcatgtcttcactgttctttcaGTGACGCACCATGGTCTTATATTAAATATTCAAATGACTGTATGTGTGGTTTGATATTAGCTTGTTGTcctattgcagatctggacaaccgATCCACTATTGTCACTATTTATGGTCGATAGAGGACAGGATAAACAGGTAGACTGGTAGTATCATGACagaaggcgagacccagatgcacaTGGTTGGAGTCTAataatgtttaataatccaaaaggagaaggcaagagaatggtcgtggacaggcaaaaggtcaaaaccagatcagagttcaggaggtgcagagtggcagacaggctcgtggtcaggcaggcgggtacagagtctagaacaggcaaaggtcaaaaccagatcagagttcaggaggtgcagagtggcagacaggctcgtggtcaggcaggcgggtacagagtctaGAACAAGGTCAAAAACCAGATCAAAGGAGGTCAAAAAGTACAGGCTAGAACAGGCAaagtcaaaaaaaaaaagaaaagcaaaGGCAGGAGAACGAGAAACACGCTGGTTGATTTGGAACATAGacgagacaggaaacaggaaacaggaaacaagcaacacctggagggggtggagacaataacaaggacaggtgaaactgatcagggtgtgctAGGTAGACTATACAGTGACTATTATTTATGGTGGATAGAGGACAGGATAtacagttagactggtagactacagtgccttcagaaagtattcatcctCCTTGACTTATACCATATTTTGGTGTGTCACAGCCCGATTTCAAAATTCATTAAACGTATGATTTGTGTCACCCATCTACTCaacatagagtaccacagtatgagccataatacccataaaacctagcggtcaaacaggaaaatggttccaatcgttttcccCCATTGGGGATTTCAAaagtaccaaaacaccttgatataGGGAAGGCAGATGCAAGCAGATGAGGAAATTAGGTAGGAAAACCCTTCAAACGTGTGAATttaacacccccacccccaaaattAAAAATCTGTCCTAAAAAAAGGGAACAGGCTTTGAGAGGGTAGGTATCTGCTACTTGAGTTCATATTTCAAAACCAGAGTCAAATTAACTAGACCTCAGCCACAACAGTGATTCTGGATTCTGATACCGAACACTCACCCCAGTGtgtgtagtttacagtctggatcCTTCAGTCCAGCAGACAGCCGTGTAACTCCTGAGTCCTGAAGGTCATTGTCTCTCAGCTCCAGTTGTTTCAGTTGTGAGTTGGGTGAACTCAGGACTGAGGCCAGAGCTGAACAGCAACCCTCTGTCAGACCACAGTGACCTAAACTAGAGGGCAGAAGAGCACATGTTGAAAACATCCACATAACTCATACTGAAGATATTTAACTCACACTAGTGTCTGTATGTTGCAGAGTGGACTGGTTAGTCCATCACAGAGCAGctccactcctctgtctcccagGTCATTGTTGTGGCTGAGGTCCAGTTCTCTCAGGGGGAGTTTAGTGTCTGCAGAGCTGAGGCCAGAGTCTCACAGGATTCATATGTGAGGTCACAGTGATCCagtctggagagaggagatgtgtcGACACTGTTAAATATGCAAAGCTTTAAGAATAATGAGATGCATTAAGACAATAACAGAAAGGCACATGATTTAACAATGTTAAAGACAAACATACTAACTAGATTCAAAATATTCTATATCAGTACTCTGTGGATACTGAAGAAAATGTGCTTACACTAGTCTCTCCATGTTGCAGAGTGGACTGGTTAGTCCAACACAGAGCAGCTCCACTCCTCTGTCTTCCAGGTCATTGTTGCTGAGGTCCAGTTCTCTCAGGGGGGAATTTGGTGTCTGCAGAGCTGAGGCCAGAGTCTCACAGGATTCATATGTGAGTTTACAGCCAGCTAGTCTGGAGAGAGATGTGTCGATACACAGTGAAATACACAAAGCTTTAATGACACAGTATATCACAAGTGAGTAcacctcacatttttgtaaatatttgagtatatttttttttcatgtgacaacactgaagaaatgacactttgctacaatgtaaagtagtgagtgtacagtttgtataacagtgtaaatttgctgtcccctcaacataactcaacacacagccattaatgtctgaaccgctggcaacaaaggtgagtacacccctaagtgagaatgtccaaattgggcccaaagtgtcaatattttggtGGCCACCATcgttttccagcactgccttaaccctcttggagttcaccagagcttcacaggttgccactggagtcctcttccactcctccatgacgacatcacggacctggtggatgttagagaccttgctctcctccatcttccatttgaggatgccccacagatactcaatagggtttaggtctggagacatgtttGGCCAggccatcacctttaccctcagcttctttagcaaggcagtggtcgtcttggaggtgtgtttggggtcgttatcatgttggaatactgccctgcggcctagtctccgaagggaggggatcatgctctgcttcagtacatgttggcattcatggttccctcaatgaactgtagctccccagtgccggcagcactcatgcagccccagaccatgacactcccaccaccatgcttgacggTAGGCAagacacttgtctttgtactcctcacctggttgtcgccacacacacttgacaccatctgaaataAATAAACTTATCTTGGTCTcgtcagaccacaggacatggttccagtaatccatgtccttagtctgcttgtcaaACTGTTtacgggctttcttgtgcatcagctttagaagaggcttccttctggcacgacagccatgcagaccaatttgatgtgGTGTAcagcgtatggtctgagcactgacaggctgacccccaccccttcaacctctgcagcaatgctggcagcaatcatacgtctatttcccaaagacaacctctggatatgacgctgagcacatgcactcaacttctttggtcgaccatggtgaggcctgttctgagtggaacctgtccagttaaaccgctgtatggtcttggccaccgtgctgcagctcagtttcagggtcttggcaggCCATCTTCAATTGTTTTCAGATAGCCCAgtccatctttatgtagagcaacaattatttCAGACCTTTTTTTCAGATACTCAGAGAGTTCGTTTGCCATGAGGTGCcctgttgaacttccagtgaccagtcagtatgagggagtgtgagagcaatgacaccaaatttaacacacctgctccccattcacacctgagaccttgtaacactaacgagtcacatgacacacAGTGgatgggaaaatggctaattgggcccagtGTCTGTATGTTTTGGACATTTTCTACTTACTGAAGGGGTGTACTCACtgttgtgatatactgtatgcatTAAGACAAAAACAGAAGGGCACATGATTTAACAAtgttaaaaacacacacatactaaccatatacaaaatatataaacACCCACAGTGGCTACTGAAGGACGTTAACTCACACTAGTGTCTGTATGTTGCAGAGTGGACTGGTTAGTCCAACACAGAGCAGCTCCACTCCTCTGTCTTCCAGGTCATTGTAGCTGAGGTCCAGTTCTCTCAGGGGGGAGTTTGGTGTCTGCAGAGCTGAGGCCAGAGTCTCACAGGATTTATATGTGAGTTTACAGCGATCCagtctggagagaggagatgatcTGTTAGATATGCAAATCCTTCATTATAATGATACTGTCAACATCAACTcaataacagaacttacagtGCTCTCTTACAGGTTCTCACTACCGGCAGCAACCTCTGATAACCTTTCTCTGATGTGTTGTATGTCTTCAGGTCAAActcctccagcacctcctctGACATCAGTAACAGGTAGGCCAGGGCTGAACATTGGTCAGGTTTTAGTCTTGTTTCTGAAAGAGTTCCTGATCGCAGGGAGGTCTGCATGTCTTCAACTAGAGAGTTGGCACCAAGTtcattcagacagtggaacaAGTTGATGATCCTTTCTGGTGAGGATTCCTTTGATCTTGTCTGAAAGGTACCTGACTGTTCTCTCAACTGTTTCCTCATTGGTCTGTGTTGTACTTCCTGTCTGTGTCAGAAGGCCTCGTAACAGAttctgattggactccagtgagagacccagaaggaagcggaggaacAGGTCCAGGTGTCCATTCTCACTCTTCAAGGCCTGGTCCACTGCTCTCCTGTGTAAGTCAGACAACTGGATTGACTCCTCTTCATCATCCTTCTCATCTTCATCATGATTGTAATCATCATCACCATAATCACAGTAATCATCATGATCATAACTTGTGACTGATTTTCTGATTGACTTCTCTTCATCATCACTAGTGACTGTTTTTCTGATTGACTCCCTCTCTTCATCATAACTAGTGACTGTTTTTCTGATTGACTCCCTCTCTTCATCATAACTAGTGACTGCATTTTCATGATTGACTCCCTCTCTTCATCATAACTAGTGACTGCTTTTATGATTGACTCCTTTTCTTCATCATCACTAGTGACTGCTTTTATGATTGACTCCTTCTCCTCATCGTCACTAGTGGAGGAGAAAACATTTTCCTTCTTGTCCAGACATGATTCTAAAGCATGCACTGCTGCTAGAAACTCCTGAATGCTCAGATGCACAAAGCTGTAGACCTTGTCTTGGTACAGCCCAGATTCTTCTTTAAAGATCTCTGTACACAATGCTGAGTACTCTGATGCCTCTGTGACATCAAGGCCACACTCTCTCAGGTCCTCCTCATAGAAGATCAGGTTGCCCTTCTGCAGCTGTTGGAAAGCCAGCTTTGCCAGTTTCAGGATCATCTCTTTGTCTGACTGTGACAGTTCCTTTGGGTTTGTCTCTGTGGCTTTGTTGTACTTCCTGTTCTTCACGATGATTTGGATGAGTATGAAGTGTGAGTACATCTGGGTCAGAGTTTTGGGGACATCATCCTTCCATGCCTCTTTCAGTATCATCTCAAGGACCGTGGCTGATATCCAACAGAAGACTGGCATGTGGCACATGATGTGGAGGATCCTTGATGTCTTCATGTGTTTGATGATTTCATTGGCCAGATTCTGATCTGTGATTTTCTTCCTGAAATACTCCTCCTTCTGTGGATCATTGAACCCTCGTACCTCTGTCACCTGGTCAACACACTCAGGAGGGATCTGATTGGCTGCTGCAGGCCTTGAGGTTacccagaggagagcagagggaagcagattcCTCTTGATGAGGTTTATCAGCAGCACGTCCACTGAGGTTGGCTTCGTGACATCACAGCACTTCTCATTGTTTTTGAAGTCTAGAGGAAGTCGACACTCATCCAGACCATCAAAAATGAAAACAGTTTTGGTTTCACCATCTTCAATGCTGTCAATCTCTTTCAGCTCTGAGAAGTAGTGGGAAAGAAGTTGCATCAGACTGTATTGGTCCTTTTTCAGGTTCAGATCACGGAAAGGAAGAGGAAACATGAAATGAACATCCTGATTTGCTTTTCCCTCTGCCCAGTCAAGGATGACCTTCTGCACAGAGACTGTTTTTCCAATGCCTGCGATTCCTtttgtcagcacagttctgataGGTTTGTCTTGTCCAGGTAAAGGCTTGAAGATGTCGTTGCATTTGATTGGTGTCTCTTGTGTGGTTCGTTTCTTGGATGCCATCTCTATCtgtctaacctcatgttcattattGAGCCCTCCACTTCCACCCTCTgtgatgtagagctctgtgtagatGTCCTTGAACAGACTCTGGTTTCCATGGTGTCCAATTCCTTCAGATATGTGTTGATACTTGTGTTTCAGTTTAGCCTTAATGTCTTGTTGGACTGTCAGCAGAGTTTGACCTGTAGGAAAACAATGAGAGTTGGGACTCATAagttagtgttgtgtgtgtgttttatagggGTGTTTGTACCGTTCTTGGTAATATTATATGAAACACAGTCTTACTTCTTCTGTCCAAAAGGTTGTGTGTGATCTTTAATACATCCTCACTGTCCAAACTCTCCACTTCCTTATTGTCATCTGGTAATGGTTCCTGGCTGAAAGCAGGTGGCCGATCACACTTCATTGATAGCAGGCTGGTTGTAGGTGACTCTGCTCTGGGCTTCTGGACACTGAACAAAACAGGAGACAGATGACCTCATCAATATCACATTAATAGCTCATCTACTTCCTTTTAACAACTGTATAATGGAACTTCTACAAGTCCTATAGGTTCTTTTTAAATTTGGTCATTAGATTTTCAGACTTAAATGATCTTGGCAACACTTTTctaaaaaatgtgttttatatctTTAAGAGAACTGTACATTTTACATTCATCTCTTACCTCTCAGAACTGGTGTCTTGATTCACTTTAGAGACGGTggtcccctccctttctctccagagagactcattttagaggcagtggtcccctcctttctctccccagagagactcattttagaggcagtggtcccctcctctctctccccagagagactcattttagaggcagtggtcccgtcctctctctctccagagagaCTCGTTTCAGATGTAAATCACAGTTTACTTAGCTACAATAAGAAATAACCAAACTGTACATTTGTCTGAACATTGTTAGTACCACCCAGCACACGCAGAGAACATGTCTAACTGACAGGCTAGTATCCTGTGTGAGATAagcagacctttataccctgatAAAACAGCAATAAATGTTCTGTAAACGTTAACCCTAGAGGCTTCTAGGGAGGTGTTATGGCCTCTACAGAGTTAGAAAGGTCAGCTGTTACAGAGTAAAATAACAGTAATAAAGAATTGTAGTCAAACAATCATAAAAATATCCTCAGTCCACTTTCTATAATCTGTCATGTCTTTACctactcctccattcagacagtctataatctgtcatgtctttacctactcctccattcagacagtctataatctgtcatgtctttacctactcctccattcagacagtctataatctgtcatgtctttacctactcctccattcagacagtctataatctgccatgtctttacctactcctccattcagacagtctataatctgccatgtctttacctactcctccattcagacagtctataatctgtcatgtctttacctactcctccattcagacagtctataatctgccatgtctttacctactcctccattcagacagtctataatctgtcatgtctttacctactcctccattcagacagtctataatctgtcatgtctttacctactcctccattcagacagtctataatctgccatgtctttacctactcctccattcagacagtctataatctgccatgtctttacctactcctccattcagacagtctataatctgccatgtctttacctactcctccattcagacagtctataatctgtcatgtctttacctactcctccattcagacagtctataatctgtcatgtttttacctactcctccattcagacagtctataatctgtcatgtctttacctactcctccattcagacagttACTGAGAAACTAAGACTTTCTGTTAGGTGTTTCTTATGTGGAGGAAACATTATCCAATGTGATTGTCTGTATGTTTCCATAGAATAGGTGATGTTATTGACCAACCCTGCCAGGTTGTCCGTCTAACCTTAACTCATGTGTCATGAACCAGACCTCTTCATTTTATGTCAATACAACACATGGGTCAATTACTCTGGTTTAAGCGTCACGGTTCCAAGCCAAAGTTCCACCCCATTGGCCAGCAGTTCCCCAGttccccactaggctaccctggggcggcagcgtagcctagtggttagaacgttggactagtaaccggaaggttgcaaattcaaaccccgagttgacaaggtacaaatctgtcgttctgcccctgaacaggcagttaacccactgttcctaggccgtcattgaaaataagaatttgttcttaactgacttgcctggttaaataaaggataaaaaaatatatatatttttttaaattctagcAAACTTGTCTGTACCGCCACGCCCACAGCTGAAGCCGGTCTGCTTGTTTACTTTCTGAAGGATTGCGAGTTCCCTGGCAGAAGGCCCAGCTCCCTAGCCTGTCATCATGCCACTCCTTGTCAAACACTAACAtctgacccgattcaggaaacagACATATGTCGCAaatcacgacttcacaggagagcctttggaacataaaaatgtttttttatcaaaatgctttttttttttcgGCAGAAATGTCTTCGTGAACATGTGAACTTTGATGTGCCTTAAAAACAAACTCGtacgccatctgtaaatacgaatacaattgttaaattaggagccttgttggttaagccacagaaaaagttagCAACCTTCCCAcaagccatgattggctgagataatgagtgggctgtaCATGCCAAtgtgagttcggattggtctgctatagaaggcttctgtctatttgagttaGTCAGACTGTGTTGGTAATCCCATCCAACGCTGCTTTAAAATAATTTATCGTGTGGTGGagctgcaaaagtgttgctctccactttctggaggatcgagttttgaaatcagtggaattagagtatgatcgctaaagagatggaggaaacacctgtctccggattacatcttcaaactaagggcaaccgtgaCAGGGAAACTGTTCCATCATGCAaaatgatgtatacaggtaagatagtctagctatcTACATTTTcatatattacacatttctaatttggaCAGAAGTGGTTTCCTTTCAAGacaaagtgtactgttagctagccagctaacgttagctgtctggCTCCATAGCTGAATTCGTATCCCAAAGCcatattcatgcagggtagtaataaCATGATTTGACActgtgttcattgttgtttaactagctaactttagctttcTGGCTctttagctaacgttatgtgacgTGTGTGAACTTACactttgtttacctagctaggttaatTGTATACCTAGATAGTTATATGTCTTATGCTAAAgtatagttagctagcttgctaacgttagctagcttcctaacattagctggctggctcactagccaACATTATTATTCATTTCCCAGAGCCGTATGCTGTTCTAGTTAGAGCTcgttagctaatgttacgtgaCGTGTGTACAATATGGCAGGTGTCAGTGAACGTCTGCAAAAAAGTGTAAtgaaattgtgccagctgagctggttaggctgttttcatgttatccagaggtaaacaaatcatcggccagaggGTCAAGTGTGCACTTCCAGAGCTCTccaagatgggtggggctaaagtttaagaaggtgtgaacgatgctgaatgggtgtagacccagaagagctcttcactagataccaaaacattcaaggtcaatttctcaaaagtgagtttacaagttgatcaactttccattattcctcaaatgcagtgtatgagaTTTCAATTTAGAGCTTTGAGtctctactttaaaaaaaaaaaatttaaacacaATTTAAGACCGAAATGGTGAGTTACATATGTTTGTTTCCTTTTAGCTCATTTTCTGTCTCATTTTCTGTCAAAGTTTTTTTTACATAGCATGAAACTTGGTATACTTGTACAGTTTGGAGCCCTGAACATTTTTCAGACATGGAGCCATCACATAAACACTTACCGGTGGCCATTTTCCCGATATGGAGCCATCACATAAACACTTACCGGTGGCCATTTTCCAGATATGGAGCCATCACATAAACACTTACCGGTGGCCATTTTCCCGATATGGAGCCATCACATAAACACTTACCGGTGGCCATTTTCCAGATATGGAGCCATCACATAAACACTTACCGGTGGCCATTTTCCCGATATGGAGCCATCACATAAACACTTACCGGTGGCCATTTCCAGATACAGAGCCATCACATAAACACTTACCGGTGGCCATTTTCCAGATATGGAGCCATCACAAAAACACTTACCGGTGGCCATTTTCCCGATATGGAGCCATCACAAAAACACTTACTGGTGGCCATTTTCCCGATATGGAGCCATCACAAAAACACTTACCGGTGGCCATTTTCCCGATATGGAGCCATCACATAAACACTTACCGGTGGCCATTTCCAGATACGGAGCCATCACATAAACACTTACCGGTGGCCATTTTCAGATATGGAGCCATCACATAAACACTTACCGGTGGCCATTTTCCCGATATGGAGCCATCACATAAACACTTACCGGTGGCCATTTTCCAGATACGGAGCCATCACATAAACACTTACCGGTGGCCATTTTCCCGATATGGAGCCATCACAAAAACACTTACTGGTGGCCATTTTCCCGATATGGAGCCATCACAAAAACACTTACCGGTGGCCATTTTCCCGATATGGAGCCATCACAAAACACTTCCTGGTGGCCATTTTGGTCAGGGTCCCAAACTGTACAACTGTACCAAGTTTCATGCTTTTATAAAAAGTGAACATCATTTTCACATATTGTCTGGACTATTTATAATCAGTGAAAATAAGTGAACAAGCGCACATTtttggaggaaggagagatgattgggacaaacaaacatacaaacccacccacacacacactgacacacacacagaggaaggagagatgattgggacaaacaaacatacaaacccacacacacacccacacacacacacaacatcaatGTACAGTAGTAATCTATTTCTCACCTCTGTGTTGATCTCTGCTCTccatcctgctgtctggtgaccTGAAGAGAGAGTCAACACTGTTACTGAAGGGAGAGTCGAATTATCAATGATACTGAAGGGAGAGTCAAGTTACAAAGTACGTCGCTGAaacacttcctccctgtaggaaCCAGAAGGGAGAATCAGCACTGATACTGAAGGGAGAGTCGAATTACCAACTATTAAGCTGAAACACCTCCTCCTGTAGGAACCACCCTATGACGCATGTGACTGCCACTTCCCCCCTCtgcacccctctgtgtgtgtgtgtgtgtgtgtgtgtgtgtgtgtgtgtatgtgtgtgtgtgtgtgtgtgtgtgagataacgTCTATGGTTACTATGCAGTCTGATCACTATAATTTGGTGGTGAcgtgtcctctgaaacatgacccgctaAGCTGACTACTTCTTAACACACTACTCACTTAATCAGGAAGTCAGCCATatcaatgtgttggaggaaacaggtcatggctagaagggatccagcaTTTGTCCGATTAATGTCAAGAGTTGACATTtgttgcattttagctaacccttttctGAACTTCTAactgctatgttaattatcctaacctgatatgttagttctcctaacctactATGTTAATTCTCCAAACATGCTATGTTAATTCTCCAAACATGCTGTGTTAATTCTCCAAACATGcaatgttaattctcctaacctgctatgttaattctcctaacctgatatgttaattctcctgacctgctatgttaattctcctaacctgctacgtttgttctcctaacctgctatgttaattctccaaacatgctgtcacgccctggtcaaagtattttgtgtttatctttatgtatttggtcaggccagggtgtggcatggggtttttgtaattgtggtgtgtttgtcttggggttttggtggtggtattgggattgtagcttagtgggttgtctagcaaggtctatggctgtctggagtggttctcaatcagaggcaggtgcttatcgttgtctctgattgggaaccatatttaggcagccatattctttgagtttgtggtgggtgattgtccttagtgtcctatgtgtactctttgttagtttgcaccagataggctgtttcggtttcgttttttgtaagttcgtgtttctttgttatattaaacatggatcgcaatcgacacgctgcagtttggtccgactctccttcatcaccactagaaaaccgttacagaatcacccaccaccaacggaccaagcggcgtgtcaacaggcaggagcagccgaaaaggagatgctcaacaaggatttctggtcatgggaggagatcttcgacgggagaggaccctgggctaaaccaggggagtgtagccgcccaaaggagcaacaggagaagaggcaacagaggcagcagcagcaggagcagcagcagctacagtgggagaggttgcaccacctggagatatggacatgggaggaggaattggacggtaaaggaccctggaatgagcctggagattattgtcgccccaaagccgagctggaggcagcaaaagcagagaggcggcattatgaggagctagcacggcagagcggatggaagcccgagagtcagccccaaaaatttcttgggggggcgactcacagggagtatggctatgccaggtag
This window of the Oncorhynchus tshawytscha isolate Ot180627B unplaced genomic scaffold, Otsh_v2.0 Un_contig_409_pilon_pilon, whole genome shotgun sequence genome carries:
- the LOC112241887 gene encoding LOW QUALITY PROTEIN: NACHT, LRR and PYD domains-containing protein 3 (The sequence of the model RefSeq protein was modified relative to this genomic sequence to represent the inferred CDS: inserted 3 bases in 2 codons; deleted 2 bases in 1 codon), with the translated sequence MKCDRPPAFSQEPLPDDNKEVESLDSEDVLKITHNLLDRRSQTLLTVQQDIKAKLKHKYQHISEGIGHHGNQSLFKDIYTELYITEGGSGGLNNEHEVRQIEMASKKRTTQETPIKCNDIFKPLPGQDKPIRTVLTKGIAGIGKTVSVQKVILDWAEGKANQDVHFMFPLPFRDLNLKKDQYSLMQLLSHYFSELKEIDSIEDGETKTVFIFDGLDECRLPLDFKNNEKCCDVTKPTSVDVLLINLIKRNLLPSALLWVTSRPAAANQIPPECVDQVTEVRGFNDPQKEEYFRKKITDQNLANEIIKHMKTSRILHIMCHMPVFCWISATVLEMILKEAWKDDVPKTLTQMYSHFILIQIIVKNRKYNKATETNPKELSQSDKEMILKLAKLAFQQLQKGNLIFYEEDLRECGLDVTEASEYSALCTEIFKEESGLYQDKVYSFVHLSIQEFLAAVHALESCLDKKENVFSSTSDDEEKESIIKAVTSDDEEKESIIKAVTSYDEERESIMNAVTSYDEERESIRKTVTSYDEERESIRKTVTSDDEEKSIRKSVTSYDHDDYCDYGDDDYNHDEDEKDDEEESIQLSDLHRRAVDQALKSENGHLDLFLRFLLGLSLESNQNLLRGLLTQTGSTTQTNEETVERTVRYLSDKIXKESSPERIINLFHCLNELGANSLVEDMQTSLRSGTLSETRLKPDQCSALAYLLLMSEEVLEEFDLKTYNTSEKGYQRLLPVVRTCKRALLDRCKLTYKSCETLASALQTPNSPLRELDLSYNDLEDRGVELLCVGLTSPLCNIQTLVLAGCKLTYESCETLASALQTPNSPLRELDLSNNDLEDRGVELLCVGLTSPLCNMERLVLDHCDLTYESCETLASALQTLNSXLRELDLSHNNDLGDRGVELLCDGLTSPLCNIQTLVLGHCGLTEGCCSALASVLSSPNSQLKQLELRDNDLQDSGVTRLSAGLKDPDCKLHTLGLCTRLPDHEPVC